Proteins from a genomic interval of Caulobacter rhizosphaerae:
- a CDS encoding TauD/TfdA dioxygenase family protein yields MAYDVLDVRPMTRRIGAEIFGVDLGKPLSNRQFEEIHRALTQHQVIFFRDQQMDHDAHKDLGRKFGNLAIHSGVPGLPEHPEIVAIHADANSKFVAGENWHSDLTCDPEPPLGSILYMKVLPDDGGDTCFASMYAAYETLSDRMKAYLEGLSAVHDANPVYKAIFPDLDRKYNCSTHPIVRTHPVSGRKSLFVNPSYTTHVAGVSKAESNAILSYLYQHASNPDFQVRFRWKKNSVAFWDNRCTWHQAIWDYFPDTRTGYRVTVAGDRPF; encoded by the coding sequence ATGGCCTATGACGTGCTCGATGTGAGGCCGATGACCCGCCGGATTGGCGCGGAGATCTTCGGCGTCGACCTGGGCAAGCCGCTGAGCAACCGCCAGTTCGAGGAGATCCACCGGGCCCTGACCCAACATCAGGTGATCTTCTTCCGCGACCAGCAGATGGACCACGACGCCCACAAGGACCTGGGTCGCAAGTTCGGGAACCTGGCGATCCATTCCGGCGTCCCGGGCCTGCCCGAGCACCCGGAGATCGTCGCCATCCACGCCGACGCCAACTCCAAGTTCGTGGCCGGCGAGAACTGGCACTCGGACCTGACCTGCGACCCCGAACCGCCCCTGGGCAGCATCCTCTACATGAAGGTCCTGCCCGACGACGGCGGCGACACCTGCTTCGCCAGCATGTACGCGGCCTACGAGACCCTGTCGGACAGGATGAAGGCCTATCTGGAGGGCCTGTCGGCGGTGCACGACGCCAATCCGGTCTACAAGGCGATCTTCCCGGACCTCGACCGCAAGTACAATTGCTCGACCCACCCCATCGTCCGCACCCATCCGGTCAGCGGCAGGAAGAGCCTGTTCGTCAACCCGTCCTACACGACCCATGTCGCCGGCGTATCCAAGGCCGAGAGCAACGCCATCCTCAGCTATCTCTACCAGCACGCCTCCAATCCGGACTTCCAGGTGCGCTTCCGCTGGAAGAAGAACTCGGTGGCCTTCTGGGACAACCGCTGCACCTGGCATCAGGCGATCTGGGACTATTTCCCCGACACCCGCACGGGCTACCGCGTGACGGTGGCGGGCGACCGGCCGTTCTAG
- a CDS encoding peptidase M20 — MADGFPPLGAAAPYQVTDEDRAAIAAAISQDELVELALTLGNIPAPSGKELEVATYVHDWMAREGFSPRKVGATPERPNIIGTHGGKGVGKNLLFTAHLDTEAPTWNPDLDAYKYAPETLANPEWEKCWLEDGKLYGYPIANDRGPMSCFLIAAKALKTAGYELAGKMYLTACPGEIGPEPIEEHRGVAYMGKDIGAHYLFHHGGVAPDYAIAAEGCDFGLTWVGCGYAVFRFQVWGEGVFTPLLEHPETAAQHPNPIYKIGKLTEAIHAWSGAYEKASRYDSPGGVAQPKSQIASIRGGIPFAFGAGTELVNLYLEVGLTPKQRVADVQHALEAMVRDNGLGRIDIEPVVVRHGFEADAREVAPLVAAVDDATRLSLGHPVALANPVYSSMWRDHNVFNMHRIPAITTGFKRWRPTPQDLVDSALVYALTALAVCGRASPEDSGKRPASAVYPDNPFGPEG; from the coding sequence ATGGCCGACGGATTTCCGCCGCTGGGCGCCGCCGCGCCCTACCAGGTCACCGACGAGGACCGCGCCGCCATCGCCGCGGCGATCAGCCAGGACGAGCTGGTCGAACTGGCCCTGACCCTGGGCAACATCCCCGCGCCCTCGGGCAAGGAGCTGGAGGTCGCCACCTACGTCCACGACTGGATGGCGCGCGAGGGCTTCTCGCCGCGCAAGGTCGGGGCGACGCCGGAACGTCCGAACATCATCGGCACGCATGGCGGCAAGGGGGTGGGCAAGAACCTGCTGTTCACCGCCCACCTCGACACCGAGGCGCCGACCTGGAACCCCGATCTCGACGCCTACAAGTACGCGCCCGAGACCCTGGCCAATCCGGAATGGGAAAAGTGCTGGCTGGAGGACGGCAAGCTGTACGGCTACCCGATCGCCAATGATCGCGGCCCGATGAGCTGCTTTCTGATCGCCGCCAAGGCGCTGAAGACCGCCGGCTACGAACTGGCCGGCAAGATGTACCTGACCGCCTGTCCCGGCGAGATCGGCCCCGAGCCGATCGAGGAGCATCGCGGCGTCGCCTACATGGGCAAGGACATCGGCGCCCACTACCTGTTCCACCACGGCGGCGTGGCCCCCGACTACGCCATCGCCGCCGAAGGCTGCGACTTCGGCCTGACCTGGGTGGGCTGCGGCTACGCGGTGTTCCGCTTCCAGGTGTGGGGGGAGGGGGTGTTCACCCCGCTGCTGGAGCATCCGGAGACGGCGGCCCAGCACCCCAACCCGATCTACAAGATCGGCAAGCTGACCGAGGCCATCCACGCCTGGAGCGGGGCGTACGAGAAGGCCAGTCGCTACGACAGTCCTGGCGGCGTGGCCCAGCCCAAGTCGCAGATCGCCTCGATCCGGGGCGGTATCCCGTTCGCCTTCGGGGCCGGCACCGAGCTGGTGAACCTCTATCTCGAGGTGGGCCTGACGCCAAAGCAGCGGGTGGCCGACGTCCAGCACGCGCTGGAGGCCATGGTCCGCGACAACGGCCTGGGCCGCATCGACATCGAGCCGGTGGTGGTGCGCCACGGCTTCGAGGCCGACGCCCGCGAGGTGGCCCCGCTGGTCGCCGCCGTCGACGACGCCACCCGGCTGAGCCTGGGCCATCCGGTGGCCCTGGCCAATCCGGTCTATTCCAGCATGTGGCGCGACCACAACGTGTTCAACATGCACCGCATCCCAGCCATCACCACTGGCTTCAAGCGCTGGCGGCCGACCCCGCAGGACCTGGTCGACAGCGCCCTGGTCTACGCCCTGACCGCCCTGGCGGTCTGTGGCCGGGCCAGTCCCGAGGACAGCGGGAAACGCCCGGCCTCGGCGGTCTATCCCGACAACCCGTTCGGGCCCGAAGGATGA
- a CDS encoding M23 family metallopeptidase, with protein sequence MKSRRYLPGLALVAWLAGAQAQATVAPPVPAFAQAPVEVRVPQPPRPTVATDGATHLAYELHVTNFYKDTGTLILRRVSVYADDDAAPLTSFIDAQVNDLLAHPADVARDGVPVEGGGRVVLFLWLDLPAGARPPKVLRHQLEFRPPAGPEQQVDGVLTAVDTTPPIVIGPPLGTGRWLAHEGPGNHLSHHWGSPVANGRVTIPQRYAVDFFGLDGAGHAVRAALDKLTESTNADWAGYGAPVLAVADGVVRDARDGSPDNRPMTSPPSPSELTTRSLMGNFVVLEIAPKVFVSYAHLRPGSLTVKAGDRVKRGAVIGLLGQSGAANAPHLHFQVTDAPTFEESEGLPFVIDRFDYLGREPVSDALDQTTKVSSGPPSARRDQTPLDGDVLEFR encoded by the coding sequence GTGAAGTCGCGTCGATACCTCCCTGGCTTGGCGCTGGTCGCCTGGCTGGCCGGAGCTCAAGCCCAAGCCACGGTCGCTCCGCCCGTTCCGGCCTTCGCCCAGGCGCCGGTCGAGGTCAGGGTTCCGCAACCGCCTCGACCGACGGTCGCCACCGACGGAGCGACCCACCTGGCCTACGAGCTGCATGTCACTAACTTCTACAAGGACACCGGCACGCTGATCCTCCGGCGGGTGAGCGTCTATGCCGACGACGACGCCGCGCCGCTGACCAGCTTCATCGACGCCCAGGTCAACGACCTGCTGGCCCATCCGGCCGACGTGGCGCGGGACGGCGTGCCGGTGGAGGGCGGCGGGCGAGTGGTGCTGTTCCTGTGGCTCGACCTGCCGGCCGGCGCCAGGCCGCCCAAGGTGCTGCGCCATCAGCTGGAGTTCCGACCCCCGGCCGGCCCGGAGCAGCAGGTCGATGGCGTCCTCACCGCCGTCGACACGACACCGCCGATCGTCATCGGCCCGCCGTTGGGCACCGGGCGGTGGCTGGCCCATGAGGGCCCGGGCAATCACCTGTCCCACCATTGGGGAAGCCCGGTCGCCAATGGCCGGGTGACCATCCCGCAGCGCTACGCCGTCGACTTCTTCGGGCTGGACGGGGCGGGGCACGCCGTGCGCGCCGCGCTCGACAAGCTGACCGAGTCGACGAACGCCGACTGGGCGGGCTATGGCGCGCCGGTGCTGGCCGTGGCCGACGGCGTGGTGCGCGACGCCCGCGACGGCAGCCCCGACAACAGGCCGATGACCAGCCCGCCTTCGCCCAGCGAGCTGACCACCCGCTCGCTGATGGGCAATTTCGTGGTGCTGGAGATCGCGCCCAAGGTCTTCGTGTCCTACGCCCACCTCCGACCCGGCAGCCTGACGGTCAAGGCCGGCGACCGGGTCAAGCGCGGCGCGGTGATCGGGCTCCTTGGCCAGTCGGGCGCCGCCAACGCGCCCCACCTGCATTTCCAGGTCACCGACGCGCCGACCTTCGAGGAGTCCGAGGGCCTACCGTTCGTGATCGACCGCTTCGACTATCTGGGCCGCGAGCCCGTCAGCGACGCCCTCGACCAAACGACGAAGGTCTCGTCCGGCCCGCCGTCGGCCCGGCGCGACCAGACGCCGCTGGATGGCGACGTGCTGGAGTTCCGGTGA
- a CDS encoding flavin reductase family protein yields the protein MSAVARDMAPEPHDFRKAMGSFAAGVTVVTVCHDGRLVGTTVSAFSSVSMDPPLVMVCLKRDSRTLAALGQARTFCVNILASDQGDLAHRFARSGADDRFALTAVKAGVCGAPLLSGAVAAVECELHAAHDGGDHEILVGRVLRVVVDEAKAPLVYVRGGFLTI from the coding sequence ATGAGCGCCGTCGCCAGGGACATGGCCCCCGAGCCGCACGACTTCCGCAAGGCCATGGGCAGCTTCGCGGCGGGGGTGACGGTGGTCACCGTCTGTCATGACGGCCGGCTGGTGGGAACGACCGTGAGCGCCTTCAGCTCAGTGTCGATGGACCCGCCGCTGGTCATGGTCTGCCTCAAGCGCGACAGCCGCACCTTGGCGGCGCTGGGCCAGGCCAGGACGTTCTGCGTCAACATCCTGGCCAGCGACCAGGGCGACCTGGCCCATCGCTTTGCCCGAAGCGGGGCGGACGACCGCTTCGCCCTGACGGCCGTCAAGGCCGGGGTTTGCGGCGCGCCGCTGCTCTCCGGCGCCGTCGCGGCGGTCGAATGCGAGCTGCACGCCGCCCACGACGGCGGCGATCACGAGATCTTGGTCGGCCGCGTCCTGCGCGTCGTGGTCGACGAAGCCAAGGCCCCGCTCGTCTATGTGCGCGGCGGTTTCCTGACCATTTAG
- a CDS encoding VOC family protein → MTNTLIFVDLASDDPDAAGRFYAEVFGWENDARPRGEYHRMVPGGFFKKSDGTDSEIGNLHLGIFKAANARPHPEPAGVEPRGLSTDGRKPRIWVLIGDDDSADRILGAAAGLGAELLWRDHYWAEFNGYNHAFRDPWGNEIVLWGKAGASPEIPESFTRE, encoded by the coding sequence ATGACCAACACCCTGATCTTCGTCGACCTGGCCTCGGACGACCCCGACGCCGCCGGCCGGTTCTACGCGGAAGTGTTCGGCTGGGAAAACGACGCCCGGCCCAGGGGCGAGTACCACCGCATGGTGCCCGGCGGCTTCTTCAAGAAGAGCGACGGGACCGACAGCGAGATCGGCAACCTGCACCTGGGGATCTTCAAGGCCGCCAACGCCCGTCCCCATCCCGAGCCCGCCGGCGTCGAGCCGCGCGGTCTGAGCACCGACGGCCGCAAGCCGCGAATCTGGGTGCTGATCGGCGACGACGACAGCGCCGACCGGATCCTGGGCGCGGCCGCCGGGCTGGGCGCGGAGCTGCTGTGGCGCGACCACTACTGGGCCGAGTTCAACGGCTACAACCACGCTTTCCGCGACCCGTGGGGCAACGAGATCGTGCTGTGGGGCAAGGCGGGGGCCAGCCCGGAGATCCCCGAAAGCTTCACGCGGGAATAG
- a CDS encoding oxidoreductase yields MTQTWLITGVSGGLGREIALAAIARGDLVFGTVRKAEAAEAFERLGGRALVLDVTDEAAVRAGVAQAEAAAGRIDILVNNAGYGLVGAVEEASLDEVRAQFETNVIGPLTMLKAVLPAMRARRAGRIINITSVSGLAVWAGTGVYCASKWALEGLTQTLAAEVAELGIKVTNVAPGGLRTAFAGGSKAVVAGKIADYDGLARDAERIMADHAGHEPGDPAKAAQAVLQIADAEAPPMHLLLGQDALTYAGYAAASLKADIDTWKDLSLSVGFD; encoded by the coding sequence ATGACCCAGACCTGGCTGATCACCGGCGTCTCCGGCGGGCTCGGGCGCGAGATCGCCCTGGCGGCCATCGCGCGCGGCGACCTCGTGTTCGGCACGGTGCGCAAGGCCGAGGCCGCCGAAGCGTTTGAGCGGCTGGGCGGCCGCGCCCTGGTGCTGGACGTCACCGACGAGGCGGCCGTGCGCGCGGGCGTCGCCCAGGCCGAGGCGGCGGCGGGGCGGATCGACATCCTGGTCAACAACGCCGGCTACGGCCTGGTCGGGGCGGTGGAGGAGGCCTCGCTCGACGAGGTCCGCGCCCAGTTCGAGACCAACGTCATCGGCCCGCTGACCATGCTGAAGGCGGTGCTGCCGGCCATGCGCGCCCGCCGCGCCGGGCGGATCATCAACATCACCTCGGTCTCGGGCCTGGCGGTCTGGGCCGGCACCGGCGTCTACTGCGCCAGCAAATGGGCGCTGGAAGGCCTGACCCAGACCCTGGCCGCCGAGGTCGCCGAGCTGGGGATCAAGGTCACCAATGTCGCGCCCGGCGGCCTGCGCACCGCCTTCGCCGGCGGCTCCAAGGCCGTAGTGGCCGGCAAGATCGCCGACTATGACGGCCTGGCCCGCGACGCCGAGCGGATCATGGCCGACCACGCCGGCCACGAGCCCGGCGATCCGGCCAAGGCGGCCCAGGCTGTCCTCCAGATCGCCGATGCCGAGGCCCCGCCGATGCACCTGCTCCTGGGCCAAGACGCCCTCACCTACGCCGGCTACGCCGCCGCCAGCCTGAAGGCCGACATCGACACATGGAAGGACCTCTCCCTATCCGTCGGCTTCGATTGA